From the genome of Bacteroidales bacterium:
TAATCCCAGATTAGGTATAATGAACTGTTTGAAAAACTGGAAGGAAATTGCAAAAAAATTATCAGAAAATCCAAGGAATAGAGAGGGATACGCAGCGAAAATTACAAAATTAAGTTAGCGTATATGAGGGGCATCCCTACGTGGTTGCCCGGTTTTACGTGGTCGTCCGGATGTTACGTGGTCGCCCGGTTTTTTTGCATCCGGTATATTTTCAATAATACAATGAAAATGATTCGGCATAACAACCGGTTCATGATATTTTTTATCGGGATATTTATTTTCGGATTCAAAATACCAATGTTCAATCATACGCCCGGCATTGTTTAATATCATTTTGCCGGCAATTATATTACCGAACAAACATTTACGGTTTTGAACGCATATTGTAATAAAATACAATCCTGCCTGCGAATAATCGTATCCTTTAACAGGATGGATCGGCTGTTGTGTGTTTTTGGATTGTAGGGCATTTAATGAATTTTTATTTAATTATTTTTTTTGCGATGAATAATCTTATTTTATTTTTACCCCTTCTTCACTAATTGCTTTATCAATGGCTGCTCTTAATTGAAGAAGCTCTGTAAGGGTAAAATTATTTGTTGATTCCCATTTGTCGTCTTTTTTGTAGGTTTTTTCAACTTTGAAATTTTTTATGCTGTATTTTCCGAACTTTCCTTCTTCTTTATTTTCCCAAACCGTAACTTTTGATGTGCCGACTTGATATGTTGCTTTAGGTTTATTTTGCGAATAACTAAACAGGCTAAAGCACATAAAAATCAGACTGATACCGATAAATTTCTTAAATGTTTTCATAATATTTTATTTTTATTTATTGTTTTGGTAAATATGTTGCGATGTTGATATGCTACTGCTGATTTATGTTGAGTAGTGAGCCGTAGTTACGCAAAAGCTAAACTACGGCAAGCGGCTTCTTTATATTACTTGCAGCGGAGTCTTCCGGCTCACAAACAGCATATCAAAGAACTTTTTAAATATTTAATGCCACTCTTTGATTTCGTGGCATACCTACTTTCAGCGGGGCATTATTCGTTACACACCTTGATAAAGTCTTCAGCAACAGTATACTCGTCCAAAACTAAATCTATTGCCTCAACTAATAATTTTCTTGCGTTCTTTAATTTGGTATACTTTTTTGGTAGTTTATTGATGCTGTCTCGCATTGATTGAATTCCGCTTTTAGCAGATTTAAATGATACTAAAAGACTTGAAAAACCATCTTTTGTCTCTCTTATAACAGAATTATCTTTCGTTAATAAAGAGTATGTTGTTGAAACTTGTAAATATGCGGAAATACCAATACCAAATGATTCTGCAAAAATATTTATTTCATTTTCGATTCGTTTTGCAAATACTTTCAAATCATTAGCATATTTGTTCATAGAAGCTAAAACTTGACTATCATTTTCTGACAAACCACGTTCAACATAAGACTTTATTTTCAGAGTATTGTTTTTTGTAACTTTTGACATTTCATTCATTATATTTATAAACCTTAAAGTTGATTTAGTAGAATCATTTATGTAAGCAATATTTTCAATTATGCTATATATATTAATATTAGAGGGGATGGGATCGCCTATAAAAGGAGCAGGTTTTACAACTGTTCTAAATCTCGAATTTAGAATTTCAGTTAATTTAGATTTTGAAATTGCACTTAATTTTTGGTTAACAGGAATCTCAATTTTCCATCTTTTTCTTGCTTTTTTTAAAGTTTCTTTTGAAATAATTTGCCATACTAAAGTTTCTTTTTCAGGAAGATAAGCAAATATTAATACCGGTAATACATAACCTAACCAATAATTATAATGAATATTTGAGACATAATAAGTTAGATGTTTTTTAGAAATATGAAAATTGCCTTTTCCCGTTTTAATTTGAATTGCAATTAAACGACCTGTAGGCACATGTTTTATTACTTCTTCAATAATAGCATCAATCCCTACATCAATAACCGGTTGTTCTCGAAAAATCCAATTAATTTCTTTTGTAATAACTCTATCAGATTCTATTACACCTAATCTATCAGTATTTTTGTATCTCATTTTAGTAAAAGTATGTTTTATGTAATACGGTGTATTATTTTATCAAATCTTTAATATGCATGGAATATCCGAGTTGAAATTGGTGAAAATTTGTATTCCAATATCTCAACTGATAATTGAAACTATATCTTAAAAAGAAAAAAGATTTTTTTGTAACATCTTGTTTAAATCTGAAAAGCATTGATGCAGTTATATATAGTTTATTCTTATCATTAACACCTATGTCACCAGTTTCATCATACAAATCTTTGTTTGCTACTTGAATTACTTTATTTTCATTTTCTCTAACATAAAAATGGTTTAATTTCCATAAAAGTTTGGTACTAAAACGCTCATCTCCTTTTATTTCCCAAGTTATTTTCGGGTAAAACCTGTATGTATTAACACCGTACTCATTTACAAACCCGGTTATTTGAAAAGCATTATTAGTATAACTCATAATTGAATCTTGTAATTCAGTTCTGCCGTATCTGAAACCAAAGTCAATAAAAATAGTTGATGCAAGATCCGGCACATCTAAAAGAAACAGGTTTAAATCAAAACCGATATTGAAAGTTTCGTGATTCCTGAAATCTAAAGTTGAAGCATAACTTATTGGTAAATATTGATTATTAATCATTTCGTTTTTTTTATTTAATATCAGCCTTTTATTGTTTTCTTCAAATTTTGAATAAATAAATTCGGGATAAATATATGCCAGCCAACTTATATTTGTCCCTGCATCATTATCAAGATTTATCCTGTTTGTATAAAGCAGAACTTTTCTTGATATTTCTGTTTGAAGTATCCCGTTAGGGTTTTCTTGTTTAAAACCGGTAAGGTCGCTAAAAACTTTGACATCAAAAAGATTTGAAGTTTTTTCTTTTTTTAATTTTTCGCACAGATTATTAGTGTCAAAAAAATTAATAACTCCGTTTTTAGGGCTATAATCGCGTCTGTCGGTAACATGTTCTTGTAAATAATCTTTACTCAATAAGTCTCTCATCTTTAATTCAAAAACAGCACCTTCTTTTCTGTCTCCGGAAAATAAAGATTTTCGTTTAATTACTTGAAAGTCAAGTTTGCGAGTAAAACCAATAGGATGTTTGTTTTCAAATTTTAAAATCCCGCTTTTATTTACAGCATATTCATCTTGAACTTTACATAAAACAGTTATATTTTCAATAAATCCGTTATGAAATTCAACTTGAATTCTTTCGACATCTGCTTTAATATAAATTATCTTATTATAAGCGTCTATACTGTCTTTTTTAGCTTTATTTAAAATATTTTTTAATGAATCTAATATTGGATTTTTTTTGTTTATTTTTTCTTCGATACATTCTTTGTAAGAAGTTAAGTTTATCTTGTTAATTATTGAATCTTTTAAACTTTCAAAAAGTAATAAAATATTATTAAAAATTTTAATATCTTCTTTTATAATATCTTTCTTCTCTACAAAGTTTTTTCTTAATTCTTTAGAGAATATGGAATTAGCATTGATAAAATCTATTAAGCTGTTATTGTTGTAGATCGAATCAATTTTAGTGCTGTTCAAAGATATTGTTTCATTATTTATTTTATTACAATAAGGATTTTTGTAAGTTATTAGTTTAACATTCTTATTTATTGAATCAGCTAATAATAAATGTATAATATGCCCGATAATTGAATCAATATCAAATAATGCTAATGTGTCATTTTTTTTATATTTAATTTTATCAATTGCTTTACTGTAGATTGTGGTATTAGCTATTAGTTCTATGCACTTTTTCTCTATAAAACTATTGCATTCATTAGTATCCGTTTCATTTTTGAGTTTTTTAATATCATTTAGGCAACAATTATTAAAAACTTCTTCTGAAAGATTACCAAACTCATCAGATATTTTATCTGTTAAACTGTTTATTTCACTTTCGGTTGATTCAATTTTGTTTTCTACAGCGTCTTTTTTGGTATCATAACTATCTAATATATTTTTCTGTTTATTATATTTTTTTTCAGCTTTTCTTTTTTCTTTAATTATTAAACTGAATTTATCTGTAAATTTTTTATTGAGACCGTCCAGTATATCATATTTTAATCTTTTTTTTGCTTGCAGGAGGCATACATAACTGCTCCATTTAGTTCTTGTATATTTCTTTTTCAAAAAGAATCCTTTTCTTATTTTTATGTTTTCTATGGTATCTCTTTCTTCGTCGTATTCAAACATTAATATTCCTTCAAAATCTTTCTTTAATAGTTTTTTACGAATTATTTTATTAGAAACATTATTGTTGTCACTTTTTATTTCCCTTTTTATTTTCCTGTATGTCAATTTTTTTTTATTGGTTTCGGGTTTTGCAAAACAATACCGATTTTTCAATCTTCTGTTTCTTTTATTTATATATCTTATAATTTTAACACTGTCATTAATTTCTAAAGTATCTCTTAAATTATCAAAAAAGTAATCAATTTGGTTTTCTATTTTATCAATTCTGTATCTATATATTTTTATTTCTTTGTTAAAGCAAAGTTCTCCTGCATCAGGTTCAAAATCGTAAGTTGTTATTGCAATACTTGTAACAATAAACATATTAAATGTTTCTTTAATTAATTTTGTATCATCTTCTTTATCTAATTTTTCCGAAAAAGTATTGTTAAAATTTTGTATAAAGTTATCAGTAAAACACTCAAGGGTATTAGGATTTACTGTAAATTCTGTTTTTTTATCAGATTTATCTTTACGTATTTTATATTTAAAAACATTTCCTTTTTGCATTTCAGCTGTTATGAAATATCCAGGTTTCCCGGGAACTTGAAATTCAGGTAATTTTATATTATTCTCTTGAGCTGAAATATTTATCCATGACAGTATAATAACTAATGCTATGAGTTTTCTTTTCATAATTATTTTTTTATTAGTTTTATATCAATTCTGTTTATTGTATCTTCTGAAAAAGGTGTAATTAGTTCAAATTTAAGTGAATCGTTAGTAAGAAGTTTATTGTATCCGAAACATATGATATCAGAAATTAGTTTGTTATTTTCAATATTTTTTAAAAAGGCATATTCCAAAGTACTGTCATTTCTTATTCTGCCTTCGGCATACAAACTATCGGCAGTATGTTTAAATCGAATAATAAAATTACCCTCATAATCAATATGAGCATAAGCAAAATCTTGTGAAATTACCATGCTGTCTTTCATAAATGTATAGTAGGCATCATATAAACCGCCGAAATCAACAGCCGTATTTTCATTGCTTAAATCAAAAACAATAGATTCAATTTGTTCTAAATTTAATTTTGATTTTATAATAGGTGTCAATAAAATTGTATCGGCAGTATCATCAAGTTTTATATCAAAATATTTTGAAACAATCATATTATCCGTTTTAAATACAAGTGAATCAAATATATTTACATGAAGTATTATATCATTACTTCGCTCAAAAACATTATCTGCAATGAATTTAGTATGCAATGAATCGTTTGCTCCTTCTTGAAAGAATCGTAGTAATGCTACATCTTGGATGATATATTCATAATATTCCGGCTCTGGTGTATATTCTTTATATTCATCTTTAAAAAAACAGGATGAGAAAAATATTAGTATAAGAAAAATTGCAGGTATAAGTCTTTTCATGGCTTAATAATTTAAATTTGTAAAATATTTCCACAAGATATTATTTTTAAAGATTA
Proteins encoded in this window:
- a CDS encoding DUF4365 domain-containing protein encodes the protein MRYKNTDRLGVIESDRVITKEINWIFREQPVIDVGIDAIIEEVIKHVPTGRLIAIQIKTGKGNFHISKKHLTYYVSNIHYNYWLGYVLPVLIFAYLPEKETLVWQIISKETLKKARKRWKIEIPVNQKLSAISKSKLTEILNSRFRTVVKPAPFIGDPIPSNINIYSIIENIAYINDSTKSTLRFINIMNEMSKVTKNNTLKIKSYVERGLSENDSQVLASMNKYANDLKVFAKRIENEINIFAESFGIGISAYLQVSTTYSLLTKDNSVIRETKDGFSSLLVSFKSAKSGIQSMRDSINKLPKKYTKLKNARKLLVEAIDLVLDEYTVAEDFIKVCNE